One genomic segment of Occultella kanbiaonis includes these proteins:
- the upp gene encoding uracil phosphoribosyltransferase, with translation MRLHVAEHPLIAHKLTVLRDVRTPSPLFRQLTEELVTLLAYEATREIRTEPWEITTPVTATVGRKLTEPRPIVVPILRAGLGMLEGMTRLLPTAEVGFLGLQRNEETLEAITYANRLPDDLSGRQCYVLDPMLATGGTLVAAIEYLFERGARDVTAVTLLAAPEGLRAVQEAIGERADVTIVTASVDERLNSKGYIVPGLGDAGDRLYGVVD, from the coding sequence ATGCGCCTCCACGTCGCCGAGCACCCGCTGATCGCCCACAAACTGACCGTGCTGCGCGACGTGCGCACGCCGTCGCCGTTGTTCCGGCAGCTCACCGAGGAACTCGTGACCCTGCTGGCCTACGAGGCCACCCGGGAGATCCGCACCGAGCCCTGGGAGATCACCACCCCGGTCACGGCCACTGTCGGCAGGAAGCTGACCGAGCCGCGCCCGATCGTGGTGCCGATCCTGCGCGCCGGGCTCGGCATGCTCGAGGGCATGACCCGGCTGCTGCCGACGGCGGAGGTCGGGTTCCTCGGCCTGCAGCGCAACGAGGAGACACTCGAGGCGATCACCTACGCGAACCGCCTGCCCGACGACCTCTCCGGTCGCCAGTGCTACGTGCTGGACCCGATGCTGGCGACCGGCGGCACCCTGGTCGCCGCGATCGAGTACCTGTTCGAGCGCGGCGCCCGGGACGTCACCGCCGTCACCCTGCTGGCCGCTCCCGAGGGGCTGCGAGCGGTCCAGGAAGCCATCGGGGAGCGCGCCGACGTGACCATCGTGACGGCCTCCGTCGACGAGCGACTGAACTCCAAGGGTTACATCGTGCCCGGCCTCGGCGACGCCGGCGACCGCCTCTACGGCGTCGTCGACTGA
- the tadA gene encoding tRNA adenosine(34) deaminase TadA, with the protein MNSPQPAPGAAETSEHALMGIAIDEARRAAAAGDVPVGAVLVSGAGEVLAVARNRREVDGDPTAHAEILALRAAGVGLGRWRLDDCTLVVTLEPCTMCAGAIVLARVARVVLGAWDEKAGACGSTRDVVRDSRLNHRAEVAGGVRADECAALLTEFFAARRDRGDEAPRPSH; encoded by the coding sequence ATGAACTCGCCCCAGCCGGCTCCCGGCGCAGCCGAAACGTCCGAGCACGCCCTGATGGGCATTGCCATCGACGAGGCGCGGCGGGCCGCGGCCGCCGGCGACGTGCCGGTCGGCGCAGTGCTTGTCTCGGGCGCCGGCGAGGTGCTCGCCGTCGCGCGCAACCGGCGGGAGGTCGACGGCGATCCCACGGCCCATGCGGAGATCCTCGCCCTGCGGGCGGCGGGGGTTGGGCTCGGTCGGTGGCGCCTGGACGACTGCACGCTGGTGGTCACCCTCGAACCGTGCACCATGTGTGCGGGCGCGATCGTGCTGGCCAGGGTGGCCCGCGTGGTGCTCGGCGCCTGGGACGAGAAGGCCGGGGCCTGCGGCTCCACCCGGGACGTCGTCCGCGACTCCCGGCTGAACCACCGCGCCGAGGTGGCCGGGGGAGTGCGTGCCGACGAGTGCGCGGCCCTGCTCACCGAGTTCTTCGCCGCCCGACGCGACCGGGGCGACGAGGCGCCCCGGCCGTCCCACTGA
- a CDS encoding VOC family protein: MTTLDSLMLGTTDRDRLHAWYTSVLPPERADQAGPYWVLDYGGFYLFLDARDDVQPANPDPARILLNFDVTDARAAVERIEAAGGTWVAPLEDRDGSLFATTQDPDGNYVQIIQVSPSERATMEAGGDTNLPAGMLPSQAFSGFAAPDTAVVATFYRDVLGLRVDGEPGDIISLVLGHRKVVVYPKPDHVPATYTILNLPSIDIESTVRDLTARGVVFERYDGAEQDELGIHRGGGPLIAWFTDPAGNIISVLQD, translated from the coding sequence ATGACCACCCTCGACAGCCTCATGCTCGGCACCACCGACCGTGACCGCCTGCACGCCTGGTACACCAGCGTGCTCCCGCCCGAGCGCGCGGACCAGGCCGGCCCCTACTGGGTGCTGGACTACGGCGGCTTCTACCTGTTCCTCGACGCACGCGACGACGTCCAGCCCGCCAACCCGGACCCGGCCCGGATCCTGCTGAACTTCGACGTGACCGACGCGCGCGCCGCCGTCGAACGCATCGAGGCGGCGGGCGGCACCTGGGTGGCGCCGCTCGAGGACCGCGACGGGAGCCTGTTCGCGACCACCCAGGACCCGGACGGCAACTACGTCCAGATCATCCAGGTGAGCCCCTCCGAGCGGGCCACGATGGAGGCCGGTGGCGACACGAACCTGCCCGCCGGGATGCTCCCCTCGCAGGCCTTCTCCGGCTTCGCCGCACCGGATACCGCCGTCGTCGCCACGTTCTACCGCGACGTGCTCGGCCTGCGGGTCGACGGTGAACCGGGCGACATCATCTCCCTGGTCCTTGGCCACCGCAAGGTGGTCGTCTACCCGAAGCCGGACCACGTGCCCGCCACGTACACGATCCTCAACCTGCCCTCCATCGACATCGAGTCAACCGTGCGTGACCTGACGGCGCGCGGCGTCGTGTTCGAGCGGTACGACGGTGCGGAGCAGGACGAGCTCGGCATCCACCGGGGCGGCGGGCCGCTGATCGCGTGGTTCACCGATCCGGCCGGGAACATCATCTCGGTGCTCCAGGACTGA
- a CDS encoding NAD-dependent protein deacetylase, with the protein MANVTKPTSSTFADLVELLAGRRFAVLTGAGVSTDSGIPDYRGPDSPPRTPMTYQQFVSDEGFRRHYWARNHVGWRHMRTTEPNAGHRALAELEERGIVLGVITQNVDLLHERAGSKRVIDLHGHYNEVRCLNCGTVFTRAEVHERLDALNPDFSTEVGDVEIAPDADAVIAATESFVITDCPVCGGMLKPNIVYFGENVPKERVRAAFDLVDAGQALLVAGSSLTVMSGLRFVRHAHREGMPVGIVNRGVTRGDPLATVKVDGGASETLVALTEALGRAGDAHHGR; encoded by the coding sequence CTGGCGAACGTGACCAAGCCCACCTCGTCCACGTTCGCCGACCTGGTGGAGTTGCTCGCGGGCAGGCGGTTCGCGGTCCTGACCGGCGCGGGGGTCTCGACCGACTCCGGGATCCCGGACTACCGCGGCCCGGACTCCCCGCCGCGGACCCCGATGACCTATCAGCAGTTCGTCTCCGACGAGGGTTTCCGCCGGCACTACTGGGCTCGCAACCACGTGGGCTGGCGGCACATGCGCACGACCGAGCCGAATGCGGGCCACCGTGCCCTGGCTGAGCTCGAGGAGCGTGGGATCGTCCTCGGCGTGATCACCCAGAACGTGGACCTGCTGCACGAGCGGGCCGGCTCGAAGCGGGTCATCGACCTGCACGGGCACTACAACGAGGTGAGGTGCCTGAACTGCGGGACCGTGTTCACGCGGGCCGAGGTGCACGAGCGACTGGACGCCCTCAACCCCGATTTCAGCACCGAGGTCGGCGACGTCGAGATCGCCCCGGATGCCGATGCCGTGATCGCGGCCACGGAGTCCTTCGTGATCACCGACTGCCCGGTGTGCGGGGGCATGCTGAAACCGAACATCGTCTACTTCGGTGAGAACGTCCCGAAGGAGCGGGTGCGTGCGGCGTTCGACCTCGTCGACGCCGGCCAGGCGCTGCTCGTGGCGGGCTCGTCGCTGACCGTGATGTCCGGGCTCCGGTTCGTGCGGCACGCCCACCGCGAAGGTATGCCGGTGGGCATCGTCAACCGCGGTGTCACCCGGGGCGATCCGCTCGCCACCGTGAAGGTCGACGGCGGCGCGTCCGAGACGCTCGTGGCGTTGACCGAGGCCTTGGGCCGAGCAGGCGACGCCCACCACGGGCGGTGA
- a CDS encoding LacI family DNA-binding transcriptional regulator: MVSNRGSRPRSRGPSIEDVAGLAGVSAQTVSRVANEADNVRPATRERVLQAMDRLGYTPNRAARALRNGAFGSIGLIARTFARTGEALTTQSVVEAAEAEGYSVTLLAVREPEANGWRHAVQRLSHQAVDGLIIIRAEETTPESFLLPTGMPVSVSDSRFIGYYPDVGADQVQGTRDAVEHLLGLGHRTVHHLAGPADSEPAMTRNASWHRTLEGAGISPPAVWRGDWTAQSGYEAGREIVADASVTAVYVANDDMALGLLSAAHEAGRQIPEALSVVGFDDIDLSRFAHPPLTTVRQDFDRAGRELVRLVLQQVTEPGSIRYDERVLLPTTLVVRASTAPPPAR, from the coding sequence ATGGTGAGCAACCGGGGCTCGCGCCCGAGGAGTCGCGGCCCCTCGATCGAGGATGTGGCCGGCCTCGCGGGCGTCTCAGCTCAGACCGTCTCGCGCGTCGCGAACGAGGCCGACAACGTGCGCCCGGCAACCCGGGAGCGGGTGCTCCAGGCCATGGACCGGTTGGGCTACACCCCGAACCGCGCCGCCCGAGCCCTACGCAACGGCGCCTTCGGTTCGATCGGGCTGATCGCGCGGACCTTCGCCCGCACCGGCGAGGCCCTGACGACCCAGTCGGTCGTCGAGGCGGCCGAGGCCGAGGGCTACTCCGTCACGTTGCTCGCCGTCCGGGAGCCCGAGGCCAACGGCTGGCGGCACGCGGTGCAGCGGCTGTCCCATCAAGCCGTGGACGGCCTGATCATCATCCGGGCCGAGGAGACCACCCCGGAGTCCTTCCTACTCCCGACCGGCATGCCGGTCTCGGTCTCCGACTCCCGGTTCATCGGCTACTACCCGGATGTCGGTGCCGACCAGGTGCAGGGCACCCGGGACGCCGTCGAGCATCTGCTCGGGCTCGGCCACCGCACCGTGCACCACCTCGCCGGCCCGGCCGACTCCGAGCCCGCGATGACGCGCAACGCGAGCTGGCACCGCACCCTGGAGGGCGCCGGCATCAGCCCGCCGGCGGTCTGGCGGGGTGACTGGACGGCTCAGTCCGGCTATGAGGCCGGCCGGGAGATCGTCGCCGACGCGTCGGTCACCGCCGTGTACGTTGCCAACGACGACATGGCTCTGGGACTGCTGAGCGCCGCGCACGAGGCCGGCCGGCAGATACCCGAGGCTCTCTCCGTGGTCGGGTTCGACGACATCGACCTCAGCAGGTTCGCCCATCCCCCGCTGACGACGGTTCGGCAGGACTTCGACCGCGCCGGACGCGAGCTCGTCCGTCTCGTGCTGCAACAGGTCACCGAGCCCGGCAGCATCCGCTACGACGAGCGCGTCCTGCTCCCGACCACACTTGTGGTGCGCGCCAGCACCGCGCCACCGCCCGCGCGCTGA
- a CDS encoding ABC transporter substrate-binding protein, giving the protein MRKKMTLASVAGVATITLALAGCGGGSDPTDGGGGGGDGDDQTLTVWAWDPAFNVYAMNEAATIYQQDNPDVTVEVIETPWEDIQTKLTTLAQTGELEELPDIFLMQNNAFQKNLINYPELFTAVTDSGIDFTEFPESVVAFSTTEGDNYGVPFDNGAAVSALRTDILAEAGYTVEDFTDITWDEFIANGEDILAKTGKPLLSGTAGESDLITMILQSTGASLFDADGNPTITDNDALLQAIDVYTRLVESGVLVEVNSWDEYIGTFVNSNVAGTINGVWILGSIQTAADQTGLWNITNLPSLEGVGEATNYSANGGSSWVVSSNANTELAADFLGATFAGSTEFYDTILPSSGAIANWIPASESAVYAEPHPFFADQPVFQLAVEFGAQVPSVNTGAYYYEGRDAVSAAITNILNGADPESALAEAQATVEFAMQ; this is encoded by the coding sequence ATGCGTAAGAAGATGACACTCGCGTCCGTGGCCGGCGTGGCCACGATCACGCTGGCACTGGCCGGCTGCGGTGGCGGCTCCGACCCCACCGACGGCGGAGGTGGCGGGGGCGACGGCGACGACCAGACCCTCACCGTGTGGGCCTGGGACCCGGCGTTCAACGTCTACGCGATGAACGAAGCGGCGACCATCTACCAGCAGGACAATCCGGACGTCACGGTCGAGGTGATCGAGACGCCCTGGGAGGACATCCAGACCAAGCTCACGACGCTCGCACAGACGGGTGAACTGGAGGAGCTCCCGGACATCTTCCTGATGCAGAACAACGCGTTCCAGAAGAACCTGATCAACTACCCCGAACTCTTCACCGCAGTCACCGACTCGGGCATCGACTTCACGGAGTTCCCGGAGTCCGTCGTCGCCTTCTCCACGACCGAGGGCGACAACTACGGCGTCCCGTTCGACAACGGCGCTGCGGTGTCGGCGCTGCGCACGGACATCCTGGCCGAGGCGGGTTACACGGTCGAGGACTTCACCGACATCACCTGGGACGAGTTCATCGCGAACGGGGAGGACATCCTCGCCAAGACGGGCAAGCCGCTGCTGTCCGGCACAGCCGGAGAGTCCGACCTGATCACGATGATCCTGCAGAGCACCGGCGCCAGCCTGTTCGACGCCGATGGCAACCCGACGATCACGGACAACGACGCGCTCCTGCAGGCGATCGACGTCTACACCCGCCTGGTGGAGTCCGGGGTTCTGGTCGAGGTCAACTCGTGGGACGAGTACATCGGCACCTTCGTGAACTCGAACGTCGCGGGGACCATCAACGGTGTCTGGATCCTGGGTTCGATCCAGACGGCCGCGGACCAGACCGGCCTGTGGAACATCACCAACCTGCCGAGCCTCGAGGGTGTCGGCGAGGCGACGAACTACTCGGCCAACGGCGGTTCGTCCTGGGTGGTCAGCTCCAACGCGAACACGGAGCTGGCAGCCGACTTCCTCGGCGCCACGTTCGCGGGGTCCACGGAGTTCTACGACACGATCCTGCCGTCGTCCGGCGCGATCGCGAACTGGATCCCGGCGAGCGAGTCCGCCGTCTACGCCGAGCCGCACCCGTTCTTCGCCGACCAGCCCGTCTTCCAGCTCGCCGTCGAGTTCGGCGCGCAGGTGCCGAGTGTCAACACCGGTGCGTACTACTACGAGGGTCGCGACGCCGTCAGCGCCGCGATCACGAACATCCTCAACGGTGCCGACCCCGAATCGGCCCTGGCCGAGGCGCAGGCCACCGTCGAGTTCGCGATGCAGTAG
- a CDS encoding carbohydrate ABC transporter permease → MSTQLTPVAPAADRQDERPPSGRGFSSLGGRRSLTGWVFLLPAALLILVMNFWPMFQAFILSLQTGRGAQLSFAEPLWFNYQRMLADQTFWMTLRTTLLYLVIQVPIMLVLALILANILNNPRLRFKGMWRTAIFLPCAVSLVSYALVFRTMFATDGLVNDVLTGMNLIDSPINWLGQTQTAQFVIIVGLLWRWTGYNMVFYLAGLQNIDHSTVEAAKVDGANSVKTFWYVTLPQLKPMILLTAIMSTNGTIQLFDESYNLTAGGPAYTSMSVSHYLYEVSFVQNPNFGYAAAISYVILVIVALLAAIQLKVGDKRD, encoded by the coding sequence ATGTCTACCCAACTCACCCCCGTGGCTCCTGCCGCGGACCGTCAGGACGAGCGGCCGCCGTCGGGCCGCGGCTTCTCGAGCCTGGGCGGGCGGCGCTCACTGACCGGCTGGGTGTTCCTGCTCCCCGCCGCGCTGCTCATCCTGGTGATGAACTTCTGGCCGATGTTCCAGGCGTTCATCCTGTCGCTGCAGACCGGGCGCGGCGCCCAGCTGTCCTTCGCCGAGCCGCTCTGGTTCAACTACCAGCGCATGCTGGCCGACCAGACGTTCTGGATGACCCTGCGCACCACCCTGCTCTACCTCGTCATCCAGGTGCCGATCATGCTGGTTCTGGCGCTCATCCTGGCCAACATCCTGAACAACCCGCGGCTGCGATTCAAGGGCATGTGGCGCACCGCGATCTTCCTGCCGTGTGCCGTCTCCCTCGTGTCATACGCGCTCGTGTTCCGGACGATGTTCGCCACCGACGGCCTCGTCAACGACGTGCTGACCGGGATGAACCTGATCGACTCGCCGATCAACTGGCTGGGGCAGACCCAGACCGCGCAGTTCGTGATCATCGTCGGGCTGCTCTGGCGTTGGACCGGCTACAACATGGTCTTCTACCTGGCCGGTCTGCAGAACATCGATCACTCGACCGTGGAGGCGGCAAAGGTCGACGGCGCCAACAGCGTCAAGACGTTCTGGTACGTCACGCTCCCGCAACTGAAGCCGATGATCCTGCTGACCGCGATCATGTCGACCAACGGGACCATCCAACTCTTCGACGAGTCGTACAACCTCACCGCGGGCGGGCCCGCGTACACCTCGATGTCCGTGTCGCACTACCTGTACGAGGTGTCCTTCGTGCAGAACCCGAACTTCGGGTATGCGGCCGCGATCTCCTACGTGATCCTCGTCATCGTCGCGTTGCTCGCGGCCATCCAGCTGAAGGTGGGTGACAAGCGTGACTAG
- a CDS encoding carbohydrate ABC transporter permease, translating to MTRRSLRSVPSLVFLTVAALASVFPLYFMVVSATNTSQDVLGSRLLPGGQLVENLNKLLAAQDLGAAMWNSTLNAVGTTALALLVCSIAGYGFEVFHSRNKDRLMGVLLLAMMIPFAATMIPLFRMFADFGLTSTTIAVILPAISVPFVILLFRQAARSFPHEIVEAARIDGLRELGIFLRIFIPTMRSTYAAAAVVIFMTAWNNFLWPKVILINEAFQTMPMLISNLTSGYVTDYGVLMLAVLLTSLPTMVLFLVLQRAFAQGITGAIK from the coding sequence GTGACTAGGCGTTCGCTGCGCAGCGTGCCCAGCCTCGTGTTCCTGACTGTGGCCGCGCTCGCTTCGGTCTTCCCGCTGTACTTCATGGTGGTCTCCGCGACCAACACGAGCCAGGACGTCCTGGGGTCGCGACTGCTGCCGGGCGGGCAGTTGGTGGAGAACCTCAACAAGCTGCTCGCCGCGCAGGACCTCGGCGCCGCGATGTGGAACTCGACGCTCAACGCGGTCGGCACCACGGCGCTGGCGTTGCTGGTGTGCTCGATCGCCGGGTATGGGTTCGAGGTCTTCCACTCCAGGAACAAGGACCGCCTGATGGGGGTGCTGCTGCTGGCGATGATGATCCCGTTCGCGGCGACGATGATCCCGCTGTTCCGGATGTTCGCGGACTTCGGACTGACCAGCACAACGATCGCGGTGATCCTGCCGGCGATCTCGGTGCCATTCGTCATCCTGCTGTTCCGGCAGGCGGCACGGTCCTTCCCGCACGAGATCGTCGAGGCCGCCAGGATCGACGGGCTGCGGGAGTTGGGCATCTTCCTGCGTATCTTCATCCCGACGATGCGCTCCACCTATGCCGCGGCGGCGGTCGTCATCTTCATGACCGCGTGGAACAACTTCCTCTGGCCCAAGGTCATTCTGATCAACGAGGCGTTCCAGACGATGCCGATGCTGATCTCGAACCTGACCTCCGGCTACGTCACGGACTATGGAGTGCTCATGCTCGCGGTGCTGTTGACGTCGCTTCCGACGATGGTTCTCTTCCTCGTGCTGCAGCGGGCCTTCGCCCAGGGGATCACCGGCGCCATCAAGTGA
- a CDS encoding LacI family DNA-binding transcriptional regulator yields MSESAPGTRRPTIREVARLAGVSHQTVSRFLHDDPRVGPQSQVRIRTAIDQLDYRPNLVARAMRGRKTGRLAFILPTGTAVSSLEVLAGATTVAHEAGYILDVVTLGGPVDERTWRVLELAESGLFEGIASLMPLPESTRRRSDRTPIVISAEYDARMRSIGELAEAAPIVELIEKLAALGHQRFVHLAGNYDHTSARRRRDLYLATIERLGLHSYGVIDCDWHAEPAEQAMRDLPAGAATAVIAGNDVVAAGALRGAFARGWRVPEDVSITGWDNHTLGAILSPTITTVIMDHERLGGRAITRLLAALNDRPDPADDDPIGTVVWRESTGPAPG; encoded by the coding sequence GTGAGCGAGAGCGCACCCGGGACCCGGCGACCGACGATCCGCGAGGTGGCCAGACTCGCCGGTGTCTCCCATCAGACCGTCTCGCGATTCCTCCACGACGATCCCCGGGTCGGCCCGCAGTCCCAGGTCCGTATCCGCACCGCGATCGATCAGCTCGACTACCGCCCGAACCTGGTGGCCCGGGCGATGCGAGGGCGCAAGACCGGCCGGCTCGCATTCATCCTGCCGACGGGTACCGCCGTGAGTTCCCTCGAGGTGCTCGCCGGTGCAACGACCGTCGCTCACGAGGCCGGCTACATCCTCGACGTCGTCACCCTCGGCGGACCGGTCGACGAGCGCACCTGGCGCGTGCTCGAGCTCGCCGAGTCGGGTCTGTTCGAGGGCATCGCCTCGCTGATGCCGCTTCCCGAGTCGACCCGGCGCCGCAGCGACCGGACACCGATCGTGATCTCGGCCGAGTACGACGCCCGGATGCGCAGCATCGGAGAACTCGCCGAAGCGGCGCCGATCGTTGAACTCATCGAGAAGCTCGCCGCGCTCGGTCACCAGAGGTTCGTGCACCTCGCCGGCAACTACGACCACACGTCCGCCCGGCGCCGGCGGGACCTGTACCTGGCCACCATCGAGCGGCTCGGCCTGCATTCGTACGGCGTCATCGACTGCGACTGGCACGCCGAACCCGCCGAGCAGGCGATGCGTGATCTGCCCGCGGGCGCGGCCACGGCCGTGATCGCCGGCAATGACGTCGTCGCCGCCGGCGCGCTCCGGGGTGCGTTCGCCCGCGGCTGGCGGGTACCGGAGGACGTGAGCATCACCGGCTGGGACAACCACACCCTGGGTGCCATCCTGTCGCCAACCATCACGACGGTGATCATGGATCACGAACGCCTCGGCGGGCGGGCGATCACCCGACTGCTCGCCGCACTCAACGACCGACCGGACCCGGCCGACGACGACCCGATCGGCACGGTCGTGTGGCGGGAGTCCACGGGCCCCGCACCCGGCTGA
- a CDS encoding Gfo/Idh/MocA family protein has product MTSRRYAVAGTGHRARMYVNALTGVHADAGEIVAWCEPNPGRAQFHAEAVARDLGRAVDIPRYEPADLETMIAERDVDVVVVTAPDHAHADLVTRALRAGADVVVEKPLTTTAEGCRAITSAVEETGRSLIMTFNYRYAPRNSSLREVIASGEIGDVTSVHFEWVLDTVHGADYFRRWHRDKANSGGLLIHKSSHHFDLVNWWLQDAPRRVYASGGLKFYGPDGAGAAEAGPRPSRGSEAEPGDRWSIDLAGEPTLKALYLDSEHHDGYVRDQDVFAPGITIEDNLALVVDYRRGAMLTYSLNAHSPWEGYRVSVNGTKGRAELQVVERGAVQTDANGDAVVDPSAKPEVGGGDELRPRGDRLIVQKHWQEAYEYRIPEGIGGHGGGDAILLRDVFDGSGEDPLGRRAGYLDGVRAVSVGIAGNISLASGGPVIVDELDLGVDVGTGLGDAGPDAVVDAGAAEAVGGGVA; this is encoded by the coding sequence ATGACCAGCCGCCGTTACGCCGTCGCCGGTACCGGACACCGCGCCAGGATGTATGTGAACGCCCTCACCGGGGTACACGCCGACGCCGGCGAGATCGTCGCGTGGTGCGAGCCGAACCCGGGGCGCGCACAGTTCCACGCCGAGGCCGTGGCCCGAGACCTCGGCCGTGCGGTGGACATCCCCCGTTACGAGCCCGCGGACCTGGAGACCATGATCGCCGAGCGTGATGTCGACGTCGTCGTCGTCACGGCACCCGACCACGCCCATGCCGACCTCGTCACCCGCGCCCTCCGCGCAGGCGCGGACGTGGTCGTGGAGAAGCCGCTGACCACGACGGCCGAGGGGTGCCGGGCGATCACGAGCGCCGTCGAGGAGACCGGGCGGTCTCTCATCATGACGTTCAACTACCGGTACGCCCCGCGGAACTCGAGCCTGCGCGAGGTGATCGCCTCCGGCGAGATCGGCGACGTGACCTCGGTCCACTTCGAGTGGGTGCTGGACACCGTGCATGGTGCGGACTACTTCCGACGGTGGCACCGGGACAAGGCGAACTCGGGCGGTCTGCTCATCCACAAGTCCTCACACCACTTCGATCTGGTCAACTGGTGGCTGCAGGACGCGCCGCGCCGCGTGTACGCCTCCGGTGGGCTGAAGTTCTACGGGCCCGACGGCGCCGGCGCGGCTGAGGCTGGCCCGCGTCCCAGCCGTGGGAGCGAGGCCGAGCCCGGTGACCGCTGGTCCATCGACCTCGCCGGCGAGCCGACCCTGAAGGCCCTCTACCTCGACTCCGAGCACCACGACGGCTATGTCCGTGACCAGGACGTGTTCGCCCCGGGCATCACCATCGAGGACAACCTCGCGCTCGTGGTCGACTACCGCCGCGGGGCGATGCTCACCTACTCGCTGAACGCCCACTCGCCGTGGGAGGGGTACCGGGTCAGCGTGAACGGCACCAAGGGCCGGGCCGAACTCCAGGTCGTCGAGCGCGGCGCGGTCCAGACCGACGCCAACGGAGACGCCGTCGTGGACCCCAGCGCCAAGCCCGAGGTCGGTGGCGGCGACGAGCTGCGGCCCCGCGGTGACCGCCTGATCGTCCAGAAGCACTGGCAGGAGGCTTACGAGTACCGGATCCCGGAAGGCATCGGTGGGCACGGCGGCGGAGACGCGATCCTGCTCCGCGACGTGTTCGACGGCTCCGGCGAGGACCCGCTTGGCCGTCGCGCCGGCTACCTCGACGGCGTCCGCGCGGTGAGCGTGGGCATCGCCGGGAACATCTCGCTCGCCTCGGGCGGCCCGGTCATCGTCGACGAACTGGACCTCGGTGTGGACGTGGGCACCGGGCTGGGTGACGCCGGACCGGATGCCGTTGTGGACGCCGGTGCCGCGGAGGCGGTCGGCGGGGGAGTGGCCTGA
- a CDS encoding L-rhamnose mutarotase — protein sequence MPRVCFISRVRPDRLDAYREAHAQVWPEMLEALRDTGWRDYSLYLSDDGLLVGHLETDDYAAAQEAMTRTAVNPRWQAAMSQFFVDPGNPDEGFQILDEVFHLEDQLRANGLPTRPTP from the coding sequence ATGCCCCGTGTCTGCTTCATCTCCCGAGTCCGACCGGACCGCCTCGACGCCTACCGGGAGGCCCACGCGCAGGTGTGGCCGGAGATGCTCGAGGCCCTGCGGGACACGGGCTGGCGGGACTACTCGCTGTACCTGTCCGACGACGGTCTGCTCGTCGGGCACCTGGAGACCGACGACTATGCCGCCGCCCAGGAGGCGATGACCCGCACCGCCGTCAACCCCCGCTGGCAGGCCGCGATGAGCCAGTTCTTCGTGGACCCGGGCAACCCGGACGAGGGCTTCCAGATCCTCGACGAGGTCTTCCACCTCGAGGACCAGCTCCGCGCGAACGGACTACCCACCCGCCCCACGCCCTGA